A window of Arcobacter arenosus genomic DNA:
GTTTGTTGATATTAAAGATACACAAGAAAAGATTGAAGAACAATCAGAAAAATTGATTTATAGATTAGATAAAGCATTATTTTAAATCTTTTTATCAACTGTAAACTTTAAAATTTACAGTTGATAATGGTTTTATTTAGCCAATTAATCCTAATTTATTAAAAAATAGTATAGCAATTGCAATTGGAACTATATATCTAATTAGTGCATACCATATGTTAAATACAGCAACACTAGTAACTGAAGTAAACTTTGTTTTTAAAACATTTTTATCAACAAAGTATCCTAAGAAGATACAAGTTACAAAACCAGAAATTGGAAGAGCAACTGATGAAGTTAGGTAATCCATATGATCAAATAAGCTTTTACCAAAGAAAGTTAACATTTCACCATAATCAGCACTCATAGATAATAATGCAAAAATTCCTAAAATCCAAAGAAATGTTGCTGTGTAAAATACAGCTTTTATTCTACTCATTTGGAATTTTTCAATTAGATATCTTACTGATGGCTCTACTAAAGATACGGCTGATGTAATACCTGCAAATAATAAGGCACAGAAAAAAGCAACTGCAATAACTTGTCCAAATATTCCCCATTCCGAAAAAATTAAAGGTAAAGAGATAAATACAAGACCTGGTCCAGCAGTACTTTTTGCTCCAGCAGCAAATAAAAATGAGAAGATAATAATTCCTGCAATTAATGCAACAGCAGTATCTACAATAGCTACAAAGACAGATGATTTAATAAAGTTTGTATCTTTTCCCATTGATGCAGAATAAGTTATTATAATACCCATACCAAGAGATAGTGTAAAAAATGCTTGTCCAATAGCTGCTAAAATTGAATCAACTGTAACTTTTGACCAATCAGGCATAAACATAAAGTTTATCGCTTTACCAAATGAATCAAGACTCATAGAGTAGATTAATAATCCAAATAAGATTAATGCAAGTAAAGGCATAAGTATTAAATTAAGTTTTTCAATACCAGCTTTAATACCCTTTAATGCAATAAAAACCATAGTTGCAACAACTAAAGTATGAAATAATATTTGCGTTCCAATTTTTTGTGTAATTAGATTTGTAAAAGTATCTTCTGCTTCTTTTATAGTTGTTGGAAGTCCTGTAATACTTATTATTAAATATTCAATAATCCATCCAATAATAAATGCATAAAAAGATAAAATTATAATACCTGCAAAGATTTGAAAACCTGCCCATCTCCAGTTCTTATTGTTTGTTTTAGAGATAACTTGATATGAAGATGCAGCATTCGCTTTTGCTTCTTTTCCTATATATGATTCTGCAATAAAAATTGAAAGTCCAATAAATGTAATAGCAATTATATATAAAAGTACAAATGCACCTCCACCATTTTCTCCTGTTACATATGGAAACTTCCATATATTACCAAGTCCTACAGCAGAACCAGCTGCTGCTAATATAAATCCAATTCTTGAAAATGTGTTTGTTTTCATTAAATAGCTCCTAATTTATTTAAGAATAAAATGATAATTGCAACGGGAACTATATATCTAATAAGAAAGTACCAGATACTAAATATCGTATAACTTGTATGTTTTGTAAATTTTTCTTCCAAAGTCTTTTTTTCAACAAAATAACCTAAGAAGATACATATCATTATTGCAGCAATAGGCATCATAATTGATGAACTTGCAAAGTCCATAATATCAAAGGCATTTTTTCCAAAGAAAGTAAGTACTTCACCAAATGATTTTGACATTGAAAGTAGGGCTATGATACCCAAAATATAAAAAGTTGTCCCACAAAGAATTGTTGCTTTAACTCTAGATATTTTAAATCTTTCAATAAAAAATCTAAGTGATGGTTCTATCATTGATACAGCAGAAGTAATACCTGCAAAAACTAAAGCAAGAAAAAATGAAACTGCAATTATATTTCCTAATATTCCCCAAGATGAAAAGATTACAGGAAGTGAAATAAATACAAGTCCAGGTCCTGCTGCACTTTTTGCACCAGCTGTAAAAAGGAATGTAAAGATAATAAGGCCAGCAACTAAGGCAATCATCGTATCAACAGAGGCTACAATAAATGATGATTTAACAATATTTGCATTTTTAGGTAAAGAAGCAGAATAAGTTAAAATTGTTCCAACTCCAAGTGATAATGTAAAAAATGCTTGTCCTAAAGCTGCAAGTAGTGCATTACTATCAATTTTTGAAAAATCTGGGCTAAACATAAAAGAGACAGCCTGTGAAAAAGAGTCTAAAGTAAATGCATAAATCAATAAACCAAATAAAATTAACCCTAATAATGGCATTAAAATAAGATTTATTTTTTCAATA
This region includes:
- a CDS encoding sodium-dependent transporter, which gives rise to MKTNTFSRIGFILAAAGSAVGLGNIWKFPYVTGENGGGAFVLLYIIAITFIGLSIFIAESYIGKEAKANAASSYQVISKTNNKNWRWAGFQIFAGIIILSFYAFIIGWIIEYLIISITGLPTTIKEAEDTFTNLITQKIGTQILFHTLVVATMVFIALKGIKAGIEKLNLILMPLLALILFGLLIYSMSLDSFGKAINFMFMPDWSKVTVDSILAAIGQAFFTLSLGMGIIITYSASMGKDTNFIKSSVFVAIVDTAVALIAGIIIFSFLFAAGAKSTAGPGLVFISLPLIFSEWGIFGQVIAVAFFCALLFAGITSAVSLVEPSVRYLIEKFQMSRIKAVFYTATFLWILGIFALLSMSADYGEMLTFFGKSLFDHMDYLTSSVALPISGFVTCIFLGYFVDKNVLKTKFTSVTSVAVFNIWYALIRYIVPIAIAILFFNKLGLIG
- a CDS encoding sodium-dependent transporter; this encodes MNKFSRIGFILTAAGSAVGLGNIWRFPYITGEYGGGAFILVYLLAILFIGLTVFLAEAVIGQNGQADVSTSFVTLSKTKNKNWKYAGFMVATGLIILSFYSVVLGWILDYMIKSFVFLPTEAKIAGENFENLISNDISSLLLYHTIIAGTVVFIVLKGIKEGIEKINLILMPLLGLILFGLLIYAFTLDSFSQAVSFMFSPDFSKIDSNALLAALGQAFFTLSLGVGTILTYSASLPKNANIVKSSFIVASVDTMIALVAGLIIFTFLFTAGAKSAAGPGLVFISLPVIFSSWGILGNIIAVSFFLALVFAGITSAVSMIEPSLRFFIERFKISRVKATILCGTTFYILGIIALLSMSKSFGEVLTFFGKNAFDIMDFASSSIMMPIAAIMICIFLGYFVEKKTLEEKFTKHTSYTIFSIWYFLIRYIVPVAIIILFLNKLGAI